The [Eubacterium] eligens ATCC 27750 genome segment TTTCCTGAACCTGTGCCGTCATCGGTACTGGAGCTCCAACACTATGAGCACACTCAAGTGCATTATTCAAATCTTTAATATGCAAATCTACTCTGAATCCTGGTTCAACATTGTCCTCTATCATCATTGGAACTTTGGCATTCATAACAGTAGACCCTGCTAGTCCGCCTTTTATTGCCTCAAATACACGCTCAGGGTCTACTCCGGCTTTTTTTGCCAGAATGAAGCTTTCAGAAACTGCCTGGATATTACATGCAACAATTATCTGATTGGCAAGTTTTGTTGTATTTCCTGCTCCAAGTTCACCACATCTTGTAACTGATGAACCCATATGTGTAAGAATCTGTTTATACTTATCAAATGTTTTCTCATCTCCACCAACCATAAATGCAACTGTTCCATCTATTGCTTTAGGTTCTCCTCCTGACACAGGTGCATCAAGCATATCAATTCCTTTTTCTTTTAATACATCACCAATATATCTGCTGTCGACAGGATTAATTGAACTCATATCTATAAAACATGTTCCTTTTTTCATATAACCCGCAATACCATTTTCCCCAAGCATTACATCCTTTACCTGAGGAC includes the following:
- the garR gene encoding 2-hydroxy-3-oxopropionate reductase; the encoded protein is MVIGFVGLGIMGKPMAKNLCRAGYTLIVNDHHKENVDELVQAGARSGDLKQIGMESDVVITMLPNSPQVKDVMLGENGIAGYMKKGTCFIDMSSINPVDSRYIGDVLKEKGIDMLDAPVSGGEPKAIDGTVAFMVGGDEKTFDKYKQILTHMGSSVTRCGELGAGNTTKLANQIIVACNIQAVSESFILAKKAGVDPERVFEAIKGGLAGSTVMNAKVPMMIEDNVEPGFRVDLHIKDLNNALECAHSVGAPVPMTAQVQEIMQYLHNNGDGSSDHSAIIHYYEKLADTKL